The Apium graveolens cultivar Ventura chromosome 3, ASM990537v1, whole genome shotgun sequence sequence TGTTCTCAAAACCTCAAGTGTATGTTCACATTAGAGTCTTTGGTACTCTGTGTTATGCTACTAATACTCTTCCCCACAAGGATAAATTCAGTAACCATGCTCATATATGCATTTTTCTGGGTTATCCATTTGCTCAAAAAGCATATAAAGTCATGGATCTTGCTTCCAGAACGGTTTTTGTATCCAGAGATGTTATGTTTCAGAAAAATGTCTACCCGTTTGCTTCTATTCCTGTTTCATCTACACCTGCTCATTTGTTTACCTCTGACATATCATTTCCTGAAGATCCTTTCTATGCATCTTTTACACTAGATTCATTTGATTCAGACCCTTCTTAATACAGCTAGAGCTTTGAGATTGCAGGCATCTCTACCAATTTCTTTCTGGGGAGATTGTATTTTAACAACCACATATTTGCTAAACAGAACCCCTGTGGCTAGTCTGAAGGGTTTAACTCCTTATTAAATCTTGTTCTCAAAACCTCTTGTGTATGATCACATTAGAGTCTTTGGTATTCTGTGTTATGCTACTAATACTCTTCCCCACAAGGATAAATTCAGTAACCATGCTCATAAATGCATTTTTCTGGGTTATTCATTTGCTCAAAAAACATATAAAGTCATGGATCTTGCTTCCAAAAAGGTTTTTGTATCCAGAGATGTTATGTTTCAGGAAAATGTCAACCTGTTTGCTTATATTCCTATTTCATCTACACCTGCTCATTTGTTAACTTCTGATATATCATTTCCTGAAGATCCTTTCTATGCATCTTCTACACTAAATTCATTTGATTCAATCACAAATGATGCTGCTAACAATAGAAAGATGCAAAATAGGGAATTTGAATATATTCCTGCTCCTATGGAGTCCGTTGAGGTTTCCCCAGTAATTCCAACTATAACTATACCTGTTAGACGAAGTACTCGTGTGAAGTTCATTCCAAGTAAATTTCAGGGCTATGTTGGTCTTCCCTCTACTGTAGTTTCTAAAGTCAACACTACTACCTTGTCTCATCAGTTAGCAAGATTTTCTCCTGATATCAGGTTTTTGCTGCTAATATTACTCATGTGCCTGAGCCAAATTCTTATAATTCAGCCTGTCAACATTCTGTGTGGTGTGAAGCTATGGCTACAGAACTGGCATAACTGGAAGCAAATAAAACTTGGACAATCGTGCAATTGCCTCCTGGAAAAAGAGTTGTTAGCTGCAAATGGTTATAAAAAGTAAAGTTCAATCAAGATGGTACAGTAGAGCATTACAAGGCACGTTTGGTAGCTCGTGGATTTACTCAAACAGAAGGACTAGACTATTTTGAAACGTTTGCACCAGTTGCAAAAATGTCAACAGTTCGAGTTTTATTATCTTTAGCAGCCATTCATAATTGGTCTGTCACCCAGATGGATGTTACAAATGCGTTCTTATATGGTGAGTTGTAGGAGTAATTTTATATGTCTATTCCTCAAGGCTAGAATTTGCCAACATAATTTGCTTCCTATATATCTAAAGTTCCTCTGGTATGCAGACTGATTAAGtcactttatggacttaaacaatcTCCACGGGAATGGTTTACCAAATTTTGATCTGTTGTGTTAGCTTATGCCTTTACTCAAGCTAGTTCTGATCACAGCTTGTTTATTCTGGCTACACCTTCCAGTTTTATGGCAGTGCTAGTCTATGTTGATGAAATTTTGGTCACTGGAAATAATACGACAACAATTTCTCATCTAAAGACTCATCTTGCTGGTCATTTAAAAATCAAGGATTTGGTTCCAATCAAATATTTTTTTAGGCATCACAACTGCTAGGTCTGATAAAAGGATTTACTTGAATCAACGCAAGTACACGCCTGATATCATACGTGATGTTGGTTTTGAAAATGCTCGAATTGCAGTTGTTCTTATGGAGCAAAATCACACTCTACTCAGTAATTCTACATGTCCATTTCTCTTTAATCCTGTTTCTTATCGTTGTTTGGTTGGACGTCTTATTTACTTAATCATAACACGTCGTGATATCTCCTATGCTTTGCATATTTTGTCTCAGTTTCTCTCTTTTCCTCGACGGTGTCATCTTGATGCTGCCTATCGAGTTGGTCGGTATCTTAAATACACTCTTGGTCAGGGAATACTGTTATCTGCTAATAGCTCTTTATCTCTCACTGCTTATGCTGATGCAGATTAGGGGGGTTGTCCTCTCTCTCGTCAATCTCTTACAGGCTATTGTGTTGTGTTAGGATCTTCATTATTATCTTGGAAAGTCAAGAAACAACACACCGTGTCGCGATCTTCCGGAGAGGTTGAATACCGTGCCTTAGCTGATGTCTGCTGTGAGATAACTTGGTTACTCACTCTTTTTCATGAACTTGGTTTTAGTAATCTTAAACCAGTCCAACTCTTCTGTGATAACAAATCAGCCATGTACATTGCTGCAAATTTAGTATTTCATGAGCGTACAGAGCATATAGAAATTGACTGTCATATTGTTCGTGAGAAATTGCAGAAAGGTATCGTCTCTACTGCCTACATTGCTTCCAAGGAATAACCAGCTGATCTCTTCACAAAAGCTCTCTCTTCTTCCTCTCTGATTCATCTCATGTCCAAGCTTGGTGTGCTTAATTTGTTTCCCACTCCAAGGTTGAGGGGGATGATGTAACTAATATAGGGATGATGTAACTAATATAGAAAGTCAACATAGCAAGTCAACTCAATAGAGCTGTCATATTCTAGAAGGAATGTTAGTTAGAGGAGCTGGAAATTAGTTTGTTACAATTCTCTCCTTATCTATTGTGTATAAATAGAAAGTAGTGGTTTATCTTACAAGCTAAGCAATGTAATATACACTTCTTCTTCAATACAGATATGATGTTTCTGCTTCATAAATTTGATTAAGTTCTCCATTAATAGAGCTGTCAAGAAGTCATGCTCATGCCGAACATTTGATAATTACTCCCTCAATTTTAAAATAACTATtcatttctaaaaaaattatgCATATTAATAATCTATCACATTGATAATAAAGTTATATTAATACTAATACTTACTGTGTTAACTACATTAAAGACATCATTATTTATTGTTTATGGTAGTATAGACatcattatttattatttatcgtataatttattttagaacaaaataattttttataatttgaatAGTAATGCTAAAAACATAAGAAGCtaattgtttttatttttttccagAATTGAACAGTTATTTTAAATTGGAAGGGTTGTGTTACTTTCAGGCTAGCAATTTAGCAAACGCATATAGTTGGAGTGTTGAGACATGTAGCAAACGTGTTGCTTCATCGTGTAAAGAACATGCAGTATACAGGTGGAATCATcaatttaatttattaatataaaattatatccCAGAAAAAAAAAGGGAATTTACACCCTAGCAGGGCAGCTCTTGCAATGTGTCCCTGTTTTTGGGTAAATTACATTTGTGATTTGTATAGCTAGCTTGCTTTCTTGTGAAATACACAAGGGGAATCTCATTTCTTTTGGTTGGGTGTTACACCGGCGGTGATGCCACCCAAGTTCCAACTCCCATCAACCACCTTCCTTGCCTTCTAATTCTCTCAGTGTTTGACACACGGAAACAGAATTTCAAAACAGTacgaactaaaataaaatatCGTCAATATTTTGATAATAATTTGAATAATCTTTTTTACGAACTTTTAATTGATAATCGAGATTTGAAAAAAATAAGTATCTACTCCAAATATTTGTTCACCCATAACTTTAGCCTACTTTTGCCCCCCATAATTTCGCCACTATATATTTATATTCCCGGTCGAGGTCTCAAACATGCCACAATTATAAATTGTAACCATTTGTGTGTGATTATTTTCCgtaaataaaagaataactgaatATTTATGATTATAATCATGTATCCGTGATAATTCATTGCAAGTAAAAAAAAATACTTAATATTTATGCGAATGGAGGGAGTACATCATGAAAATTTTCATTCAAAAAATTTATCTTAGATCACCCTCACCACCTCAACAATTAAGTTACTTACTTACTAAAAGAAATCATCATATATATTCCAagttaattaaataaaaaagaaTTCAAAGAATCAAATGTACAGTATTTAATGAATGATAAATTCCAGCAAACAGCGTAATCTAGCTAGCTGGTAATTAAATTGCTTAATATTCTATAAGAATGAGAACTAAAAAGCCTAGCTAAAATGAATCAGAAGAAAAAAAACAATAATATGTAACATGCAATTTAGGCTAATGATCAACTTAAAGGTGGCAATTAACCAAAGCAGATGGTGAGAAGACGATAACTTGTTCATTGACAGCAAAAGATAATTTACTTTCAATCTGTTGATCCATATCTTCTGGCGCCGGCAGATTCAGGTCCAGAGAAAACACATTAGCAGCAGCTGGCTTCTTCGTTTCGTTATCGGACTCATGATTAGAACTCGGCATTGATGCACGATGTAGGAGACTCGACCTGTGTCGCCTCATGTGACCGCCTAATGCTTGACCGGACGTGAATTCAGCTCCACATATCGAACACTCGTGAACTTTCGATGAGGATCTTGCGTTATTACTAGGTTTAATACTGCATATATCAGGCCTGCTTGGTGATATTTGAAGCGAAAGAATTGTATTAGTAGTGCAGATACTATTGTCGTGATTAAAAATCGACGATGAATCAGATTCGTGCTGATTGATCAATGTCTCTGTGGTGGATCCGGCTTTAGGCCTCTTGTGACTTGCTCTGTGACCACCTAGAGCTTGAAAAGATGGAAAGCTTCTGTCACAAGTTTTGCATTGGTACATGAATAAATCTTTGATATTCGACGTCGTAGCGGCAGGGAGTTCTCGATTTTGGCCACCTTGAGCCAAAAGAATCAAACAATTCGCCATGTCTTGTTCGACTTGTGTAGTTTTGTCGTCGATCACACACTTAGTACTACTAAATTGCTGATCCGATGAGGAGGTTGACGAGGAAGAGGTAGCCATGGTTAAGGCAAGCGAAGAGGCAGATGCCGCGAGCAACTGCCTCTGACGCTTGCTACGCTTTCCCTTGATCATCATCATATTGTAAAATTCTTCGGAACCCATAACTAAACAAATTTAGTAGAAATATAAAGTGATGGAAGAAGATGAAGGGAAGGAGAGATTGCGGACGTTAGTACTTAAGATATATAGGAGGCGATCACACAGAAAGATGTGCGTTGTACGTTAAACAACgagaaaataaaaatatgtaaatATTGCCGCCCCCGTGAAAGTATGCGGAGCAAGGGGTTTGCTTTTTGTTTCAGTTATACCTATACACTTGTGTAGAAAAGGAATGTACCTAAAGTATTTTATTCAGATTTCTTTACCTGTACAACAGATAAAAAGTAGTTATTTTTAAGTTGTACATCACAGTTAAGTATCTTGCATTCTCCATCTTACAGTCTTTGCTAACTAAGCTGTAACTAGACATTGATATCAACGAGATTACAACATTAGATGGTAAATATTAACGACATTACAAAATCATTAGTTAATTAGTTCTGTCTCTCATCTAATAATATATCCTTTTCATTAGTAAACTAGAAAAAACATTAATCTCGCAGTTAATTAACCACCTAAAGTTATTTAACATTGGTACGTAGTACATGCGTCATATTCAACTGTATACTGTATTTTTAAAGtttgacacgtattttaaggtaaatatattttcataattaattttaaattttttccTTTTTATATTAAACTATAAACATCAAATTTTTGTtcagaagaaaaaaaataaaaataatttacagaactatattttaaataaatattaaaatacgTGTAAAATCCCGTCCCCATATATACTAACAGAGGGAGTATGAAATTAGGTTCGGTCAACCTAATGTTTTCCATCTATAATTTTCTACACAAAGACTCTAAAATGGTATATTAAGCGCGGATATATGATGTGAAATAATGTATTAAACGCGGATATATGATGTGACCTCTTCTAATTCAAAATAAATTAGTGTTAAAGGTATGTAAAGGTAACTTAACAATCGTTTGTTACGAACCAGGCCGGTTACGTAATACACCCACACATACAATAGTTAAGTGAATGGAGGAGTTGGGGAAAGGAGTAGGAATCAGTTGGCTTTGAAGCAAAGCGGTTACTTTTTGCCAACGATTCTTAGTAGCAGTAGTAGTAGATTGAAGAGCAAGGCTGGCACCAGCGCCTAGCTAGCTCGCCCGCCCACTTACTCTACTTCATTTGTTTTTAATATCATTATAATCCTTCAAGACTTTCTTTCATGTATTAGTTACACTCCTGTCTCTATTTTATTAGTAAATGAGTTTTGTGAGATTAATAATTGGGTTAGGTAGTGTAGAACTGGATTTTGATTAATTAAGTGTGTTATTAGTTGTTAGGGCGCTGATTTAAAACAAAcgattatatataaataatatgttGACGGAGATTTTTTACGGACaacaaaaattttgaaattaaaattttttaCGTCAATTGTGAAGCAACCCTTGGTttcatcttaatttttaatattaaactTATTCATGAAAAATTTTCACGGACATACGATTACAATCATTACTGGTCGGGAACCAGGACCCTAATATTTAAGGTACACATTATGAAGCTAAGTAGTCTTGCATGTGCAGTCTAGCTCATTGCATAATCATACAATATTAAGTAATTAAGCAGTTGTTAATTGGTGTATGACCCCAAATTTACGCCGCTTTGTAATACATGTGATCTGTTTTATCATATGTAATGATTAGGGGGCTTTGGTATGTACGGATATTAGTAACTCGGTTGTATATTCTTTGGTGCATTGATATCGACAAAATGGGAGTAATTCATAAATCAAAACATAAATTCCACTTGATCAGAGCTTATTCATTGAGGTACATAAATGACAAATTATATTATTTAAGCCAGCATACGCGGGGTTTAATTAAATGTGCAGCAGAAAGTTTAGGATCGGATGTTTAAACGAAATGACGAATTAGAACAAAATTCAACATGATTACGAAATTCTTTTAATCAGTTGATGGCATCAAATTTGTGGTCTCCCTACGGTCGTAGCCGTAGGAACCTTAAATAGAAACGTGATTTTCCATACTCCCCTTCCTCTTGGTTCCATAAAACCCATTACATAATAAAGGACCTACGTCCACCGTAAGTATGGAACACCTTCGGAGTCCGTAAGTTAGAATATCTGTAAATCACAAACGACAAGAGATTATAACAGAAGGCTCAATTTCCGTAGGCCGTTGGCCCCACATCTCAAACTTGTCCTCTAAACATTACACATGTCATTCACCAGGGTATCATGTCATACTATTCCCTTCTCCCTGTCTACCACGTGTTGAATAACCTATAACAAACACCCCCTACTGACCTAGGGGACAACTGGCTAATCATAAG is a genomic window containing:
- the LOC141711126 gene encoding zinc finger protein ZAT5-like, with the translated sequence MGSEEFYNMMMIKGKRSKRQRQLLAASASSLALTMATSSSSTSSSDQQFSSTKCVIDDKTTQVEQDMANCLILLAQGGQNRELPAATTSNIKDLFMYQCKTCDRSFPSFQALGGHRASHKRPKAGSTTETLINQHESDSSSIFNHDNSICTTNTILSLQISPSRPDICSIKPSNNARSSSKVHECSICGAEFTSGQALGGHMRRHRSSLLHRASMPSSNHESDNETKKPAAANVFSLDLNLPAPEDMDQQIESKLSFAVNEQVIVFSPSALVNCHL